Sequence from the Streptomyces mobaraensis NBRC 13819 = DSM 40847 genome:
ACCAGCCCCGCCAGGGTTGACGAAACAGATAGGGGCACCCCCCCTCGGGCCGGATGGTTCGCGGGTCAGCGCAGGCGTCGGACGCGCAGGACGTGGTCCACGCGGAACCCCGCCTCGCCGTCCGGCCCGGTCGCCTCCGTCCGCAGCGACTCCCGGACCTCGACGCGCCGGTCCGGCGACGGCAGGCCCATCGCCGCGAGGAGTTCGTCCGCGGTGGGGAAGCGGACGTCCGCGTGGGCCTGCCGCTTCCAGGACGGGCTCTGGGCGTGCCCCACGAAGAGGAGGACGCCGCCGGGCGCCACCGCCGCCGCGGCGGACCGGACGATCCGCTCGACCGGCAGCTCCAGGGGCGAGTGCAGGAACTGGAGGGAGACGAGGCCGTAACCGCCCTCGGGGGCCTCGGGGAACGACGTGCCGAGGTCGTGCCGCCGCCAGCCGATCCGGTCCGCGACCCCCGCCTCGGCGGCGTGCGCGGCCCCCCGCTCCAGCGCCGTCGCCGAGACGTCCACGGCGGTGACCTGCCAGCCCCGCGCGGCGAGCCAGATCGCGTCGGCCCCCTCGCCGCATCCGAGGTCCAGGGCGGTGCCCGGCGCGAGCCCGGCCGCCTCCCGGACCAGCAGCGGGTTGGGCCGCCCGCTCCACACGCGGTCGTCGCGCCCGTAGAACTCCTCCCAGAAGACCTCGGGGGTGGGCTGCGGCCGGGTGTCCGTCATACGGGGTCTTCCTCACTCTGCTCACCGCGTCACCGCGGGGCCGGCGCCTCGGTGGCGCCCGCGTGCCGCCATGGTCGACGCCCGCCGGGCCGCCGGGCAAACCTTGTTGCGGAAACCGCAAATCCTCCGAGCCGGCGTTCCACGGCGGCCGTCCGGCGGCTCCGGCCGTGTCGAAGAGCCGGCTCGGCCACCCGCTGCCGCGCCGCGGCGGCGCCTGGTAACTTCTGGGAAGTTGATCATCCGTATGTCGTTCGAACGACGTTCAGGCGTACGGACGTCAACCGTTCAGTTCCGTACGGATCCCCGACTCCCCAGTCCGAAGGACGCAGCCTTGCTCCGCCGTTTACACCGCCTCACGCGCCGCGCGACGGTCTCCGCCGTCCTCCTCGCCCTCCTGCCGGCCGGCCCGGCGCTCGCCGCCGGGGACGCGCCCGGCGCCCCGCACCTCGACGCCGTCGAGCGGACCCTGCGCCAGGTGTCCCCCGGCCTCGAGGGCGACGTCTGGCAGCGCACCGAGGGCAACAAGCTCGACGCCTCCGCCGCCGACCCCTCCGACTGGCTGCTGCAGACCCCCGGCTGCTGGGGCGACGCCCACTGCGCGGAGCGCCCCGGCACCAAGCGGCTGCTCGCCAAGATGACCGAGAACATCTCGCGGGCGCGGCGGACGGTGGACATCTCCACCCTCGCGCCGTTCCCCGACGGCGCCTTCCAGGACGCCATCGCGGCCGGCCTCAAGGCGTCGGTGGCCTCGGGCAACAAGCCCCGCGTCCGCGTCCTCGTCGGCGCCGCGCCCCTCTACCACCTCAACGTGCGCCCCTCGGCCTACCTGGACGACCTCCGCGCGCGGCTCGGCACCGCGGCCGACGCGGTCACGCTGAACGTGGCCTCGATGACCACCTCCAAGACCGCCTTCTCCTGGAACCACTCCAAACTCCTGGTGGTGGACGGCGAGTCGGCGATCACCGGCGGCATCAACGACTGGAAGAACGACTACGTCGACACCGCCCACCCGGTCACCGACGTCGACCTGGCCCTGACCGGCCCCGCGGCCTCCACCGCCGGCCGCTACCTGGACACCCTCTGGGGCTGGACCTGCGGCAACAAGGGCAACATCGCCAGCGTCTGGTACGCCGCCTCCGCCGGCGCGTCCTGCATGGCCGATCTGGAGAAGGAGGCCAACCCCAAGCCCGCCGGACCCACCGGGAACGTCCCGGTGATCGCCGTGGGCGGCCTGGGCGTCGGCATCAAGGACAAGGACGCCTCCTCCGCCTACCGGCCGGAGCTGCCGTCCGCCCCCGACACCAAGTGTGTCGTCGGCCTGCACGACAACACCAACGCCGACCGCGACTACGACACGGTCAACCCGGAGGAGAGCGCCCTGCGCGCGCTGGTCGGCAGCGCGGAGAAGCACGTCGAGATCTCGCAGCAGGACCTCCACGCCACCTGCCCGCCCATCGCCAAGTACGACGTCCGGCTCTACGACACCCTCGCGAAGAAGATCGCGTCCGGTGTGAAGGTCCGCATCGTCGTCAGCGACCCCGCCAACCGGGGCACGGTCGGCAGCGGCGGCTACTCGCAGATCAAGTCCCTGACGGAGATCAGCGACGTCCTCCGCAACCGCCTCGCCCTCGTCACCGGCGGCCAGGACCAGGCGAAGAACGCCCTGTGCTCCAACGTCCAGCTCGCGAGCTTCCGGAGTGCCAAGAGCCCCACGTGGGCCGACGGTCACGCCTACCCGCTGCACCACAAGCTGGTGTCCGTGGACGGCTCGGCGTTCTACGTCGGGTCGAAGAACCTCTACCCCTCCTGGCTCCAGGACTTCGGCTACATCGTCGAGGACCGGACGGCCGCCGGGCAGCTCGACGCGAAGCTGCTGGCGCCCGAGTGGGAGTACGCCCAGGACACGGCGATCGTCGACTACCAGCGCGGCGTCTGCTCGCTCTGACCCCCGCGCCGTGCACCGAGGGGCCCCGGTCTTCCGCCGGGGCCCCTTCGTCGTACAACTCGACTGACGGGCACTCCAGTTCGGCATGCGGACGGACGGCCGTACGCACCCCTCACCCGTTCGTGGCGCGATTTCCGGTCGCGCGCGGCGGGGTGCGACCATGCGCTCCTCCCGAACCGAATCAGTGAGCAATCCTGGAGTTTCCATGCCACGACATGGGGGAAGCGCGGCCCGCCGCTGGGCAGCGGTACTCGCCGCGTCCGGCGCGGCCCTGGCCGTCGCGCTCCCGACCGCGTCCCACGCCGCCGACGGCCCCGCGGGCGTCGGCGCCAAGGGCGCGTACCTGCTCGACAGCGGCACCGGAAAGGCGCTGTGGAGCAAGGCGGCCGACGTCCGGCGGCCGATCGCCAGCACCACCAAGATCATGACGGCGGTGGTGGCCCTCGACGGGCGCCCCGCCGACCTCGACAAGCAGGTCACCGTCAAGCAGTCCTACCGCGACTACGTCACCCGTCACGGAGCCAGCACCGCCGACCTGCGGACCGGCGACAAGCTGACCGTGCGGCAGCTCCTCTACGCCCTGATGCTGCCCTCCGGCTGCGACGCCGCCTACGCCCTGGCGGACGCCCTCGGCAGCGGACCGGACGAGGCCGCGCGGACCCGGTCGTTCGTCGCGCGGATGAACGCCAAGGCCGCGGCGCTGGGCCTGCGGAACACGAAGTTCGACTCGTTCGACGGCATCACCGCGGGCGGCGGCTACTCCACCCCCCGCGACCTCTCCGCGCTCGCCCGGCACGCGCTGCGGAACAGCACGTTCACCACGGTCACCAAGGCGTTGAGCACCCAGCAGAAGGCGCTCAACGTCAACCGCCGGTACACCTGGTACAACACCAACAAGCTGCTCGGCTCGTACGAGGGCGTGTTCGGCGTCAAGACCGGCTCCACCCGCGCCTCGGGCCCCTGCCTGGTCTTCTCGGCCCGGCGGGACGGCCGGACGGTCGTCGGCGTCGTCCTCGACGACGCGGCGAGCCGCTACCCGGACGCCGCGAAGATGCTGGACTACGCGTACCACACGCACACCCCGCTGACGCTGCGCCGGCTCCCCGCGGCGGCGCACGAGGACTGACAGTGAGGATGTGACGTGGCTTCTCCGACGGGTCTGACTCACGGACTGACCGACGTCTCGACTGTCTTGTTTGGGATTTGTCGATCCGCTCGGAGGAGCCGCCTCGCACGCGACCGGACGGGCGACCGTGACCTTATAGGAGCTTGGTCAAGAAGCCCCGCCACTGTCTTGTCCGCCCGCCCGGCCGGCGCGTGCCGCCCTACCGGGATCAGCGAGAGGACGGCAGTGACCAGCATGACGGACCAGGCCCTGGAAGTCACAGGCGGCATCGACACCCACGGCGAGACCCACCACGCCGCCGTGGTCGACCGCCTCGGCCGCCACCTGGCCGACCAGGAGTTCGAGGCCACCGGCCCCGGATATCGCAAGCTCCTGGCCTGGCTGCTCGCCCAGGGCACCGTGACGGCCGTCGGCGTGGAAGGCACCGGCGCCTACGGCGCCGAACTCGCCCGCGTTCTGCGCGAAGCGGGACTGAAGGTCGTCGAGGTCGACCGGCCGGACCGCAAAACCCGCAGGCTGAAGGGCAAGTCCGACCCGATCGACGCCTACGCCGCCGCCGTGGCGGTGGCCTCCGGCAGGGCGAGCGGGACCCCCAAGACCCGCACCGGTGTCGTGGAAGCCGTGCGGGCTCTGCGGGTGCCGCGCCGTTCGGCGGTCAAGTCCCGTACCCAGGCAGTCAACCAGGCACGGCAACTGCTGGTCACCGCGCCCGAGAGCCTGCGCGCCCCGCTGCGCGGGCTGACCGCCGCCCGGCTGGCGAAGGCGTGCGCGCGGCTGCGGCCGGGTGACGATCTCGCCGACCCGCTGCACGCGGCCAAGGCGGCCCTGCGCCGGCTGGGCCGGCGGATCCTGGCCCTGACCGAGGAGATCGACGAGCTGGAGGCGGAGCTGAAGACGCTCACCGCCCAGGCCGCCCCCGAGCTCCTGGCCCTGCAAGGAGTCGGCGCGGACGTGGCCGGGCAGCTGCTGGCCACCGCCGGTGACAACCCCGACCGGCTGCACTCCGAAGCAGCCTTCGCCCACCTGTGCGGCGTCGCTCCCATACCGGCCTCCTCGGGCCGCCGGGACCGCCACCGGCTCAACCGCGGCGGAGACCGGGCCGCCAACCACGCCCTGCACACCATCGTGCTCTGCCGCCTGCGCTGGGACGAACGCACCCGCATCTACATGGAACGGCGCACCCAGCAGGGCCTGTCGAAGAAGGACATCATGCGCTGCCTCAAACGCCACGTCGCACGCGAGGTCTACCGCGTCCTCATGCGATCCCTCGACCACCGATCCACCAGCCGACAAACGACTCAAGGCGACCTCACTGAAGCCGCTTGACATCCATAGGAGCATCCGCGCCCGGAACGGCGAGCGGGCCGGCGTCCCCGAGGGGACGCCGGCCCGCTTCGCGTGTTCCCGCCGCTCAGTGCTCCCCGCCCGTGCGGGGCGCGGGCAGGGGGGCCCGCGCCACCCCGGCGCGGCCCCGGCCCCCCACGTGCTCCACCGGATGGCAGTAGTCGAGACCGGTCAGCGGCTCCCCGCCGAAGAAGCGCAGCAGCAGGTCGACGATCTCGGTGGGGCGCTCCAGGTGGACGAGGTGGTCCGCGTCCTTGAGCGCGGTGAACCGGGCGTCGGCGCACCGCGCGGACACCTCGCGGCTGAGCGCCGGAGTGGTCAGCGGGTCGTGCTCGCCCGTCGTCACCAGCACCGGGATCTCCACCGCCGGGCCACCGGGCAGCTCCGCGTGGTCCAGCAACCGCCGCGAGTTCTCCCGGTACTTGTCCACGCCCTCGGTGGTCAGCTTGTTGAGGGCCTGGGTGAGGCAGCGGATGACGACCGGCCGGCGCGCGACCGTGACCCGGGGGTCCCGGCAGACCATGGTGCCGATGACCTGGTCCACGAACTCCGCGTGGCTGCCCCGCTCCAGCATCCGGATGGTGAGCTCCACCTTGGCCCGGACGTGGTCCGTCAGCTGGGCCATCGTGCCCACCAGGGCCAGCCGCTCGGCCCGCCCGGGGTTCCGGCGCACCCACTCGTGGGCCACCGCGCTCCCGTAGGAGGCGCCCACCACGTTGACCGGATAAGGGGCGATCTTCGAGAGGAAGAGGTCCAGGGCGCCGGCGAGGAAGTCGATGCCGTGGTGGGCCGGGAGGCGGTCGGAGGTGCCCCAGCCCGGCAGGTCCACGGTGATGACGCTGGCCGACTCCAGGAGCATCCGCTCCAGCCTGCCCCAGCCGCCCTGGTGCTGGAAGGCGCCGCCGACCAGGACGATGGGCGCGATCCTCGGCTCCGGGTGGTGGACGATCCGGCCGCTGTACCCGAAACCGCCGTATGTAAGCGGAATGACCTCTTCCGAGAGTGCGGTAGGCGTCATCAGAGCCGGTCTCCGTTTCACGATCGTCGCCGCGCGGTGGGGGAGCGTTCCCGCGGCCCGCGCGGCCGGGATCTCGTGGGGTGCCATCCCAGTGAATGGGTGGGGAATGGGTGCCTTCACCAGAGGAACGAGAGCCGATAGGAGGACGTTACTCCTGACGGGCGTCCCATGGCCGGTGCG
This genomic interval carries:
- a CDS encoding class I SAM-dependent methyltransferase, whose amino-acid sequence is MTDTRPQPTPEVFWEEFYGRDDRVWSGRPNPLLVREAAGLAPGTALDLGCGEGADAIWLAARGWQVTAVDVSATALERGAAHAAEAGVADRIGWRRHDLGTSFPEAPEGGYGLVSLQFLHSPLELPVERIVRSAAAAVAPGGVLLFVGHAQSPSWKRQAHADVRFPTADELLAAMGLPSPDRRVEVRESLRTEATGPDGEAGFRVDHVLRVRRLR
- a CDS encoding phospholipase D-like domain-containing protein — protein: MLRRLHRLTRRATVSAVLLALLPAGPALAAGDAPGAPHLDAVERTLRQVSPGLEGDVWQRTEGNKLDASAADPSDWLLQTPGCWGDAHCAERPGTKRLLAKMTENISRARRTVDISTLAPFPDGAFQDAIAAGLKASVASGNKPRVRVLVGAAPLYHLNVRPSAYLDDLRARLGTAADAVTLNVASMTTSKTAFSWNHSKLLVVDGESAITGGINDWKNDYVDTAHPVTDVDLALTGPAASTAGRYLDTLWGWTCGNKGNIASVWYAASAGASCMADLEKEANPKPAGPTGNVPVIAVGGLGVGIKDKDASSAYRPELPSAPDTKCVVGLHDNTNADRDYDTVNPEESALRALVGSAEKHVEISQQDLHATCPPIAKYDVRLYDTLAKKIASGVKVRIVVSDPANRGTVGSGGYSQIKSLTEISDVLRNRLALVTGGQDQAKNALCSNVQLASFRSAKSPTWADGHAYPLHHKLVSVDGSAFYVGSKNLYPSWLQDFGYIVEDRTAAGQLDAKLLAPEWEYAQDTAIVDYQRGVCSL
- a CDS encoding D-alanyl-D-alanine carboxypeptidase family protein — translated: MPRHGGSAARRWAAVLAASGAALAVALPTASHAADGPAGVGAKGAYLLDSGTGKALWSKAADVRRPIASTTKIMTAVVALDGRPADLDKQVTVKQSYRDYVTRHGASTADLRTGDKLTVRQLLYALMLPSGCDAAYALADALGSGPDEAARTRSFVARMNAKAAALGLRNTKFDSFDGITAGGGYSTPRDLSALARHALRNSTFTTVTKALSTQQKALNVNRRYTWYNTNKLLGSYEGVFGVKTGSTRASGPCLVFSARRDGRTVVGVVLDDAASRYPDAAKMLDYAYHTHTPLTLRRLPAAAHED
- a CDS encoding IS110 family transposase → MTDQALEVTGGIDTHGETHHAAVVDRLGRHLADQEFEATGPGYRKLLAWLLAQGTVTAVGVEGTGAYGAELARVLREAGLKVVEVDRPDRKTRRLKGKSDPIDAYAAAVAVASGRASGTPKTRTGVVEAVRALRVPRRSAVKSRTQAVNQARQLLVTAPESLRAPLRGLTAARLAKACARLRPGDDLADPLHAAKAALRRLGRRILALTEEIDELEAELKTLTAQAAPELLALQGVGADVAGQLLATAGDNPDRLHSEAAFAHLCGVAPIPASSGRRDRHRLNRGGDRAANHALHTIVLCRLRWDERTRIYMERRTQQGLSKKDIMRCLKRHVAREVYRVLMRSLDHRSTSRQTTQGDLTEAA
- a CDS encoding alpha/beta fold hydrolase; this translates as MTPTALSEEVIPLTYGGFGYSGRIVHHPEPRIAPIVLVGGAFQHQGGWGRLERMLLESASVITVDLPGWGTSDRLPAHHGIDFLAGALDLFLSKIAPYPVNVVGASYGSAVAHEWVRRNPGRAERLALVGTMAQLTDHVRAKVELTIRMLERGSHAEFVDQVIGTMVCRDPRVTVARRPVVIRCLTQALNKLTTEGVDKYRENSRRLLDHAELPGGPAVEIPVLVTTGEHDPLTTPALSREVSARCADARFTALKDADHLVHLERPTEIVDLLLRFFGGEPLTGLDYCHPVEHVGGRGRAGVARAPLPAPRTGGEH